One Paraburkholderia kururiensis DNA window includes the following coding sequences:
- a CDS encoding 2-deoxy-scyllo-inosose synthase has product MSEQTVRSFNFHADKRLESEVIVRKDSLRHLDAMGVFDHIRKESKHLLVTDKNVEKLYLRRVLEGIERSGRSVRTLIVPASESSKSFKVYSQLVEKALDYGFDKHSVIFSLGGGVVNNLAGFLASTLYRGIGLVHFPTSLLSQVDAAIDFKQAINFDHGKNLIGSYYPASKIVVDPLVLRTLDVRLIRDGLAESIKHAICQDTKFLSFITSNSEHLVDPDFLAEVVTKSIELKLEVMSGDLDSDYDETLKQYGHAIGHAVEHLSEGEVYHGEAISIGMCVSAEVALLLGLSDEETVEMHYDVFSRIGLPTTVPEAFSLSDLWEKIRYDKHFLSGKAYMGLVRTAGVMAPTNNGNFGHYIEQAVVFEAIEKNRRQGARGL; this is encoded by the coding sequence ATGAGCGAACAAACAGTACGCAGCTTCAATTTCCATGCGGACAAGCGGCTGGAAAGCGAGGTGATCGTCCGGAAAGATTCCTTGCGTCATCTCGACGCAATGGGCGTCTTCGACCATATCCGCAAGGAATCCAAGCATTTGCTGGTGACGGACAAGAACGTTGAAAAGCTCTACCTGCGACGTGTGCTCGAGGGTATCGAGCGCTCCGGCCGTTCGGTACGCACGTTGATTGTTCCGGCGAGCGAAAGCTCGAAGAGCTTCAAGGTGTATTCCCAACTCGTCGAAAAGGCGCTGGACTACGGGTTCGACAAGCACTCCGTGATATTTAGTCTCGGCGGCGGCGTGGTGAACAATCTGGCAGGTTTTCTCGCCTCCACCTTGTATCGCGGCATCGGACTTGTGCATTTCCCGACGAGCTTGCTGTCCCAGGTCGACGCGGCAATCGACTTCAAACAGGCGATCAACTTCGATCACGGGAAAAACCTGATCGGAAGCTACTACCCGGCCTCGAAGATCGTCGTCGATCCGCTGGTTTTGCGTACCCTCGACGTGCGCCTGATTCGCGATGGCCTTGCCGAGTCCATCAAACATGCGATTTGCCAGGACACGAAGTTTCTGTCGTTCATTACTTCGAACAGCGAACACCTGGTCGATCCAGATTTCCTTGCCGAGGTCGTGACGAAATCGATCGAGCTCAAGCTCGAAGTCATGAGCGGCGATCTCGACTCGGACTACGACGAAACGCTGAAGCAATACGGCCACGCGATCGGTCACGCTGTCGAGCATTTGTCCGAGGGAGAGGTGTATCACGGCGAAGCCATCTCGATCGGCATGTGCGTGTCGGCCGAAGTGGCGTTGTTGCTGGGCTTGTCCGACGAAGAAACGGTCGAGATGCACTACGACGTGTTCAGCCGCATTGGCCTTCCCACGACGGTGCCGGAAGCATTCTCGCTGTCGGACCTTTGGGAGAAGATCCGCTACGACAAGCACTTTCTAAGTGGCAAGGCATACATGGGCCTTGTACGCACTGCCGGTGTGATGGCGCCGACCAATAACGGTAATTTCGGTCACTACATCGAACAGGCTGTCGTGTTCGAGGCGATAGAGAAGAATCGGCGTCAGGGAGCACGCGGACTCTGA
- a CDS encoding mannose-1-phosphate guanylyltransferase/mannose-6-phosphate isomerase: MSLIPIILCGGAGSRLWPVSRESHPKPFIRLSDGQSLLQKAFLRAAALPGVEQILTVTNRDLFFKAEDEFREVNKDGIATSFICEPFGRNTAAAIAAAVEHVSQVHGPDATLLVLAADHLIADQAAFATAVEKAVELAQSGKIVTFGVRPETPETGYGYIEAEGNNVLRFIEKPSLEKAREYLTSQQFLWNSGIFCFTARAMHREMQLHCPDILAAVSECLADSRVSEGKGWTQVQLEPKSFGAVPENSIDYAVMEKCQQAAVVPCSIGWSDIGSWAALSELCKPDGHGNRVEGEALLHDVDNCYLMSRDRVIGAVGVENLIVIDTPDALLIVNRERAQDVKYIYSELKARGHEAHKLHRTVHRPWGTYTVLEEGPRFKIKRIEVKPGASLSLQMHHHRSEHWIVVSGMAKVVNGDQELFVGTNESTYIPAGHKHRLENPGVVGLVMIEVQSGEYLGEDDIVRFEDVYGRA, translated from the coding sequence GTGAGTTTGATACCCATCATCCTATGCGGCGGTGCAGGTTCCCGTCTCTGGCCGGTCTCCAGAGAGTCGCATCCTAAGCCCTTCATCCGCCTTTCGGATGGCCAGAGCCTTCTTCAAAAGGCTTTCCTGCGCGCAGCAGCGCTGCCGGGCGTTGAACAAATTCTGACGGTCACGAACAGAGATCTATTTTTCAAGGCCGAGGACGAGTTCCGTGAGGTGAACAAGGACGGTATCGCGACCTCGTTCATCTGCGAACCGTTCGGCCGCAACACCGCGGCCGCTATCGCTGCGGCGGTGGAGCACGTCTCGCAGGTGCACGGTCCCGATGCGACGCTGCTGGTTCTCGCAGCAGATCACCTCATCGCCGATCAGGCCGCTTTTGCGACAGCCGTTGAGAAAGCGGTCGAGCTCGCCCAGAGCGGCAAAATTGTAACTTTTGGTGTCCGTCCCGAAACGCCTGAGACGGGGTACGGCTATATCGAAGCGGAAGGCAACAACGTACTTCGCTTCATCGAGAAGCCGTCGCTGGAAAAAGCCCGCGAGTATCTGACGTCGCAACAGTTCCTCTGGAACTCGGGCATCTTCTGCTTCACCGCGCGGGCCATGCATCGAGAAATGCAACTGCATTGCCCCGATATCCTCGCTGCCGTATCCGAGTGTCTTGCCGACTCGCGTGTCTCGGAAGGCAAGGGCTGGACGCAGGTTCAACTCGAACCGAAGAGCTTTGGCGCCGTGCCGGAGAACTCCATCGACTACGCCGTGATGGAGAAGTGCCAGCAGGCGGCTGTCGTGCCTTGCAGCATCGGTTGGAGCGATATCGGCTCGTGGGCGGCACTGAGCGAACTCTGCAAGCCGGACGGGCACGGTAACCGCGTGGAAGGCGAGGCGTTGCTGCACGACGTCGACAACTGCTACCTGATGAGCCGCGATCGCGTGATCGGCGCGGTCGGCGTCGAAAACCTCATCGTCATCGATACGCCTGATGCGCTGTTGATCGTCAACCGCGAACGCGCTCAGGACGTCAAGTACATCTACTCCGAACTGAAGGCACGCGGGCACGAAGCCCACAAGCTGCACCGAACGGTGCACCGGCCTTGGGGAACCTACACGGTTCTGGAAGAGGGGCCGCGTTTCAAGATCAAGCGAATCGAGGTCAAACCGGGTGCGAGCCTCAGTCTGCAAATGCACCATCATCGCAGCGAGCATTGGATTGTCGTGAGCGGGATGGCGAAGGTCGTGAACGGCGACCAGGAACTCTTCGTCGGCACCAACGAGTCGACCTATATTCCTGCCGGACACAAGCATCGCCTCGAGAATCCCGGGGTCGTCGGCCTTGTGATGATCGAGGTCCAAAGCGGTGAGTATCTGGGCGAAGACGACATCGTCCGGTTCGAGGATGTTTACGGACGTGCTTGA
- the wecB gene encoding non-hydrolyzing UDP-N-acetylglucosamine 2-epimerase, producing MKVMVVLGTRPEVIKLAPVIEALRPRVETIVCASGQHKEMLAQALGFFGIVPDISVDTMSPGQSLNILSAKLLTEMDGVLERVRPDWVVVQGDTTTAFCAGLAAFHRGIAVAHVEAGLRTRDLANPFPEEANRSLLARIVTRHFAPTELARQNLLHEGIDDARIVVTGNTVVDAIMLARQSWEQAPASLALPRWEGAEQSHILVTCHRRENFGETLLGICKVLRDLCGRYRQYQWVFPVHLNPAVREPVMRELGAIPNLALIEPVDYPSSLYLISRSVLVVSDSGGIQEEAPTFGVPVVVMRGHTERREGVDAGFATLAGQTPEGIEAAAVAWLDNPERRQALRNRANPYGDGRASERMVASLLGQPVEVFGG from the coding sequence ATGAAAGTGATGGTCGTACTGGGTACGCGCCCGGAAGTCATCAAGCTGGCGCCGGTGATCGAGGCGTTGCGCCCGAGGGTAGAGACCATCGTGTGCGCGAGCGGTCAGCACAAGGAAATGCTGGCGCAGGCGCTCGGCTTTTTCGGCATCGTGCCGGACATCAGTGTGGACACGATGAGTCCGGGGCAGTCGTTGAACATCCTGTCGGCGAAGCTGCTGACCGAGATGGACGGGGTACTCGAGCGGGTTCGCCCTGACTGGGTCGTCGTGCAGGGCGATACGACGACCGCCTTCTGTGCGGGACTGGCTGCGTTCCATCGCGGTATTGCGGTAGCTCACGTTGAAGCTGGACTGCGCACGCGTGATCTGGCGAATCCGTTTCCGGAAGAGGCGAACCGCAGCCTGCTCGCTCGCATCGTTACCCGCCATTTCGCGCCGACGGAACTCGCTCGCCAGAACCTGCTGCACGAGGGCATCGACGACGCGCGCATCGTTGTGACCGGCAATACCGTGGTGGATGCCATCATGCTGGCCCGGCAATCATGGGAGCAGGCGCCCGCGAGTCTCGCGTTGCCCAGGTGGGAGGGTGCGGAGCAGTCCCACATTCTGGTGACCTGTCATCGGCGTGAAAACTTCGGCGAGACGCTGCTGGGCATCTGCAAGGTGTTGCGCGACCTGTGTGGTCGGTATCGGCAATATCAGTGGGTGTTTCCGGTTCACCTGAATCCCGCCGTGCGCGAACCCGTGATGCGTGAGCTTGGCGCGATTCCCAATCTGGCTTTGATCGAGCCCGTGGACTATCCGTCGAGCCTTTACCTCATCAGCCGGAGCGTGCTCGTGGTCAGCGACTCGGGCGGCATTCAGGAAGAGGCGCCAACGTTCGGCGTGCCGGTGGTCGTAATGCGCGGCCACACCGAGCGGCGCGAAGGCGTGGATGCCGGATTTGCGACACTGGCCGGGCAAACGCCGGAAGGCATCGAGGCTGCCGCTGTGGCTTGGCTGGACAACCCGGAGCGTCGGCAAGCGCTGCGCAATCGGGCGAATCCGTATGGCGATGGCCGTGCGTCCGAACGCATGGTTGCGAGCCTGCTTGGGCAGCCGGTTGAGGTGTTCGGTGGCTGA
- a CDS encoding ABC transporter ATP-binding protein, whose amino-acid sequence MVSSFIVAEEISVEFPIYENSHRSLKKAVLNLTTGGRIGQDAGRHAVVRALDNLTFSFTDGERIGLVGHNGSGKTTLLRALSGVYAPVRGKLSTRGKIASLLDVSMGLDPDATGFENIYLRGILDGLPPARIKSKIDEIADFSELGEYLNLPVRTYSSGMMLRLAFAISTSIEADILIMDEWLSVGDADFSVKAAQRLETLVGNASIVVVATHDPSLIERVCTRKISLEHGKMVSDEPVVPAIVPPTEAEPNGSARQTA is encoded by the coding sequence ATCGTGAGTTCATTTATTGTCGCCGAGGAAATTTCGGTCGAATTTCCGATCTACGAGAATTCCCATCGCTCGCTGAAGAAGGCCGTGCTCAACCTGACGACCGGCGGCCGGATCGGCCAGGACGCGGGCCGCCACGCCGTCGTGCGGGCGCTGGACAATCTGACGTTCAGCTTCACGGACGGCGAGCGCATTGGTCTGGTCGGACACAACGGCTCGGGCAAGACAACCTTGCTGCGCGCGCTTTCCGGTGTCTACGCGCCGGTGCGCGGAAAGCTGAGCACGCGCGGCAAGATCGCTTCGCTGCTGGATGTCTCGATGGGTCTCGACCCGGACGCAACCGGCTTCGAGAACATCTATCTGCGCGGCATCCTCGACGGTCTGCCGCCCGCGCGGATCAAAAGCAAGATTGACGAGATCGCCGACTTCAGCGAACTCGGCGAATACCTGAACTTGCCGGTGCGCACGTATTCGAGCGGCATGATGCTGCGTCTTGCGTTCGCCATTTCGACCAGCATCGAGGCCGACATCCTCATCATGGACGAGTGGCTGAGCGTCGGCGATGCCGACTTCAGCGTGAAAGCGGCGCAGCGCCTTGAAACGCTGGTCGGCAATGCTTCGATCGTCGTGGTGGCCACGCACGATCCCTCGCTCATCGAGCGCGTCTGCACCCGCAAGATCAGTCTGGAGCACGGGAAGATGGTGTCGGACGAGCCGGTCGTGCCGGCAATCGTTCCGCCAACGGAAGCCGAGCCCAACGGTAGCGCCCGGCAGACCGCGTGA
- a CDS encoding glycosyltransferase translates to MSDSRVLITTYPAAFLHRGGGELELVDLLANLRQLGVRADLYGPTAQPLNKYDVVLHYSVVPTGMEFVREVKAAGKKLVLMPSLWWLKEPSQQEKSSVAEFFRLADVVVFKSKSEFENVAAHVPLEASKVAYCRWGADSCFEELISGDLFKQTYKVDEYMLSVGIIEERKNQLAAIHALRDSKIPLVFVGDYRDREYYEACVKAAPPHFKFLPYLAPKSEILRSALRGARVFIEVSLEPAGFSAFEAALARVPMVLSAGPWTQEHFGTELVHQVDPVSTASIQKGVQAALNTPVSPQLQRNVHNQYLMPQCLEPLVRVLGVRS, encoded by the coding sequence ATGAGCGATTCGCGCGTACTTATCACGACCTACCCTGCGGCATTTCTGCACCGCGGCGGCGGGGAGCTCGAGCTGGTCGATCTGCTGGCCAATCTTCGGCAGCTCGGCGTTCGGGCGGACCTTTACGGCCCGACCGCACAACCGCTGAACAAATACGACGTGGTGCTCCATTACTCGGTTGTCCCGACGGGCATGGAGTTCGTGCGTGAGGTCAAGGCCGCAGGCAAGAAGCTGGTCCTGATGCCGAGCCTGTGGTGGCTGAAAGAGCCGAGCCAGCAAGAGAAGAGCTCCGTTGCCGAGTTCTTCAGGCTGGCCGACGTCGTTGTGTTCAAGTCGAAGTCCGAGTTCGAGAACGTTGCCGCCCACGTGCCGCTCGAGGCGTCGAAAGTTGCATATTGCCGATGGGGCGCCGACTCCTGCTTCGAAGAACTGATCAGCGGCGATCTCTTCAAGCAGACGTACAAGGTCGACGAGTACATGCTCTCGGTCGGCATTATCGAAGAGCGCAAGAATCAGCTCGCGGCCATCCACGCGTTGCGCGACTCGAAGATTCCGCTCGTGTTTGTCGGCGACTATCGCGACCGCGAATATTACGAAGCCTGTGTGAAGGCTGCACCGCCGCACTTCAAGTTCCTGCCTTACCTGGCGCCGAAATCCGAGATTCTGCGTTCCGCACTGCGCGGGGCTCGCGTGTTCATCGAAGTTTCGCTTGAGCCCGCAGGATTCTCCGCGTTCGAAGCCGCTCTCGCGCGCGTGCCCATGGTGCTGTCGGCCGGGCCGTGGACGCAAGAGCATTTCGGCACCGAGCTCGTGCATCAGGTCGACCCTGTCTCTACCGCATCCATCCAGAAGGGCGTACAAGCGGCGCTCAATACGCCCGTATCGCCGCAACTGCAGCGCAACGTCCATAACCAGTATCTGATGCCGCAATGCCTCGAACCGCTGGTTCGCGTACTGGGCGTGCGGTCCTGA
- a CDS encoding ABC transporter permease encodes MDVAADDRVGRNLGNHDGHNDLLVGMKSVRVWGTLGWHDIRQRYRRSVIGPFWFTLSTAIMVVVLGALYSTLLHQEIKDYLPYLAVGLVVWQYLSSVANEGCNAFIGSAYLIKQIRIPLTVHVCRIAWRNFVILLHSFPVVVLLLIAFGRWPSWEFLLLPVGLGLLFLHGVWLGVSLGVLCARFRDIPPIVTNLIQVVFFFTPVMWSPEILKDRGWVAEYNPLYHLIETVRAPVTGRPIHWESWAWSIGLLVVGFAFSQYLMRRCRDRVPYWL; translated from the coding sequence ATGGATGTAGCAGCAGACGATCGAGTGGGCAGGAATCTCGGCAACCACGACGGGCATAACGACCTGCTCGTGGGAATGAAGTCGGTGCGCGTCTGGGGCACGCTCGGCTGGCACGACATCAGGCAGCGCTATCGTCGCTCGGTGATTGGACCTTTCTGGTTCACGCTCAGCACGGCCATCATGGTGGTCGTGCTCGGCGCGCTGTACTCGACGCTGCTGCATCAGGAGATCAAAGACTACCTGCCGTACCTCGCAGTCGGGCTGGTGGTGTGGCAATACCTGTCGTCGGTGGCGAACGAAGGGTGCAACGCGTTCATCGGCTCGGCCTACCTCATCAAGCAGATACGGATTCCCTTGACCGTCCACGTTTGCCGGATCGCGTGGCGCAATTTCGTGATCCTGCTGCACAGCTTCCCGGTGGTCGTGCTGCTGCTGATCGCGTTTGGGCGCTGGCCCAGCTGGGAATTTCTGCTTCTGCCCGTCGGCCTGGGCCTGCTATTCCTGCACGGCGTCTGGCTCGGCGTTTCGCTCGGCGTGTTGTGCGCGCGCTTCCGCGATATTCCGCCCATCGTGACCAACCTCATTCAGGTCGTGTTCTTCTTCACGCCGGTCATGTGGTCGCCGGAAATTCTCAAAGACCGCGGGTGGGTTGCCGAATACAACCCGCTGTATCACCTGATCGAAACCGTGCGGGCACCCGTTACGGGCCGGCCGATTCATTGGGAATCGTGGGCCTGGAGCATCGGTTTGCTGGTGGTTGGGTTCGCCTTTTCGCAATATCTGATGCGGCGGTGCCGCGATCGCGTTCCCTATTGGCTGTGA
- a CDS encoding polysaccharide deacetylase encodes MIGVLFPAPSDEAGRLVLAALRRSVSSAQANWLSYAALRERAPAVIVAIDVPDAWGAALVEWVASSRSKLVVFGRLPAALARYLGCEERAWPEPLASAARSAPAASREAAESDASVRYTALSATLGGRAWVRPFERFDFTDEWNNLGFGAIRADGSIWAVRQPIDVPEEARLASVHVGAERQFSYAGLWDKATASVLWFNRPVGPCDSFEWRLIENFLSAHRAGELHCQPVLSEIPWGYDAAITSRLDCDEDVESARPLWQTYRRLGVPFSLAVHTSNLADTTHHAILRELAADRDAALLSHTATHAPNWGGSYEAACVEGGESMRLLQSVIGKPVRYAVSPFHQSPPYALEALSDCGYSGCVGGIIRNDPEFVLARGGTLAGMPEGFIGHSQQTMLHGDCMLASGDPLAVFKQAFDLAFETKTLFGYLDHPFSARYQYGWPNEPVRIDAHEKLIAYIAGRASKPVFLNEETALDFLLAKSSLRVIEEDGTFRVQLPGEPGTALRFAVEFRGESFEVDPEGRLR; translated from the coding sequence ATGATCGGCGTTCTCTTTCCGGCTCCGTCGGACGAGGCCGGTCGACTCGTGCTGGCTGCGCTGCGCCGCTCGGTCAGCAGTGCGCAGGCAAACTGGCTGTCGTACGCGGCTCTGCGCGAGCGAGCGCCTGCCGTCATCGTCGCCATCGACGTGCCGGACGCCTGGGGCGCCGCCCTCGTCGAGTGGGTCGCTTCTTCACGCTCCAAACTGGTCGTGTTCGGTCGGCTGCCCGCGGCGCTCGCGCGCTATCTTGGTTGTGAGGAGCGCGCATGGCCTGAGCCACTTGCGTCGGCCGCGCGCAGCGCGCCGGCAGCCAGTCGTGAAGCGGCCGAGAGCGACGCTTCGGTTCGATATACGGCGCTGTCGGCCACCCTTGGCGGTCGCGCATGGGTGCGTCCGTTCGAACGCTTCGACTTTACCGACGAGTGGAACAACCTGGGCTTCGGCGCGATTCGCGCGGATGGATCCATCTGGGCCGTTCGTCAGCCAATCGACGTCCCTGAAGAGGCCCGGCTGGCATCGGTTCACGTGGGCGCCGAGCGACAGTTTTCCTACGCAGGTCTGTGGGACAAGGCCACAGCCAGCGTACTCTGGTTCAATCGTCCCGTTGGCCCTTGCGACTCGTTCGAGTGGCGGTTGATCGAGAACTTCCTGTCGGCGCATCGCGCCGGCGAACTTCACTGTCAGCCTGTTCTGAGCGAGATTCCGTGGGGTTACGATGCCGCGATCACATCTCGCCTCGACTGCGATGAGGATGTCGAGTCGGCGCGTCCGTTGTGGCAGACGTACCGACGCCTGGGTGTCCCGTTCTCGCTCGCGGTTCACACGTCGAATCTCGCGGACACGACTCATCACGCGATTCTTCGCGAGCTTGCAGCCGACCGCGACGCCGCGCTGCTTTCTCATACGGCCACGCACGCGCCCAACTGGGGCGGAAGTTACGAGGCTGCATGTGTAGAGGGCGGCGAATCGATGCGGCTGCTGCAGTCCGTGATCGGCAAGCCGGTTCGCTACGCCGTGTCGCCGTTTCACCAGAGCCCGCCTTACGCGCTCGAAGCGTTGTCCGACTGTGGCTACTCGGGCTGTGTGGGCGGAATCATCCGCAACGATCCGGAATTCGTACTGGCGCGAGGCGGCACGCTTGCCGGCATGCCGGAGGGCTTCATTGGACACAGCCAGCAGACGATGCTGCATGGCGATTGCATGCTGGCCTCGGGCGACCCCCTGGCCGTGTTCAAGCAGGCATTCGATCTGGCGTTCGAGACGAAGACGCTTTTCGGCTACCTCGACCACCCGTTCTCGGCGCGCTACCAGTACGGTTGGCCCAACGAACCCGTGCGCATCGACGCTCACGAAAAGCTGATCGCGTACATCGCTGGCCGCGCGAGCAAACCAGTCTTCCTCAATGAAGAGACGGCGCTGGATTTCCTGCTGGCCAAATCGTCGCTGCGCGTGATTGAAGAGGACGGAACGTTCCGTGTGCAATTGCCCGGCGAGCCGGGCACTGCGTTGCGCTTCGCGGTCGAGTTCCGTGGTGAATCGTTCGAGGTTGATCCAGAGGGGCGGCTGCGATGA
- a CDS encoding phenylacetate--CoA ligase family protein produces the protein MRADHPIVRYGESLFLYQPFRLLKGVMGAYVAYPIAESREKRSVRPKVAELRHHYALPMPERRQIALERLTTILQFAGEHVPYYRDLFRAKQFDPAKAGRDPRYLEELPYLTKDVIREQGARLLSRPLEEIRHHACKTGGSTGLSCTIYYDQEAADYSSAVTFYARRRAGKRGYRSELHFACRFPDQVIPEWPSREDFKCFAMNRSNIFFDRIDDEGLEEIWRTLKRRKPFLAHGHPSTMYALACYIERKYGGAKAFEVFESSGELLEDSAREVIERALRCRVINRYGLAELGVMAYELDGHEGGFQILESEGWPENRPVDTVSDGGASELVFTGFRNRLMPLIRYATGDLAHVEDRADGLFLTDVVGRIHDVVPINGVAHATHHIQDMLDHRVGGIQEFQIDLRTQPPTLRIVLEPWANEQDTTAKLRSYWQDAFSIAYVGHDDLVRVGRRAKFRHVVTA, from the coding sequence ATGCGTGCTGATCACCCGATTGTTCGCTACGGCGAGTCGCTTTTTCTGTACCAGCCGTTCCGCCTGCTGAAGGGCGTGATGGGCGCGTACGTCGCCTATCCGATTGCGGAGAGCCGGGAGAAGCGCAGCGTGCGCCCCAAGGTGGCGGAATTGCGGCACCACTACGCGTTGCCGATGCCGGAGCGTCGTCAGATCGCGCTCGAGCGTCTTACGACTATTCTGCAGTTCGCCGGCGAGCATGTGCCGTACTACCGCGACCTGTTTCGGGCGAAGCAGTTCGATCCCGCCAAGGCCGGCAGGGACCCGCGCTATCTGGAGGAATTGCCTTATCTCACCAAGGACGTGATCCGGGAGCAGGGCGCAAGGCTTCTGTCTCGACCGCTTGAGGAAATCCGGCATCACGCGTGCAAGACGGGCGGTTCCACTGGCCTTTCCTGCACGATCTACTACGATCAGGAAGCGGCCGACTATTCGTCTGCGGTCACGTTTTACGCACGGCGCCGCGCGGGCAAGCGCGGCTATCGGTCCGAGCTCCATTTCGCGTGCCGCTTTCCCGATCAGGTGATTCCTGAGTGGCCGTCGCGCGAAGACTTCAAGTGCTTCGCGATGAACCGCAGCAACATCTTCTTCGACCGCATCGACGACGAGGGGCTGGAGGAAATCTGGCGCACGTTGAAGCGGCGCAAACCCTTTCTTGCGCACGGGCATCCGTCGACCATGTATGCGTTGGCGTGCTATATCGAACGCAAGTACGGCGGCGCAAAGGCTTTCGAAGTCTTCGAGTCGAGCGGCGAATTGCTGGAGGACAGCGCGCGCGAAGTGATCGAACGGGCGCTTCGGTGTCGCGTGATCAATCGCTACGGGCTCGCGGAACTCGGCGTGATGGCGTACGAGCTCGACGGCCATGAAGGCGGTTTTCAGATTCTCGAATCCGAAGGCTGGCCCGAGAACCGTCCTGTCGATACGGTTTCTGACGGCGGCGCGAGCGAGCTCGTTTTCACCGGCTTTCGCAACCGGCTGATGCCCCTGATCCGCTATGCGACGGGCGACCTCGCACACGTCGAAGATCGCGCCGACGGATTGTTCCTGACGGATGTCGTGGGGCGGATTCACGACGTTGTGCCGATCAATGGCGTGGCGCACGCGACGCACCATATCCAGGACATGCTGGACCATCGCGTGGGCGGCATTCAGGAATTCCAGATCGATCTGCGCACGCAACCTCCGACGTTGCGCATCGTGCTCGAGCCGTGGGCCAACGAGCAGGACACGACCGCGAAGCTGCGCAGCTACTGGCAAGACGCCTTCAGCATCGCCTATGTCGGCCACGACGACCTTGTGCGCGTGGGGCGCCGCGCAAAATTCCGCCATGTGGTGACGGCATGA
- a CDS encoding glycosyltransferase, translated as MAESEHFGPPARDCVLFSTADWDEPYWTNKQHTARILARRGWRVLYVESVGLRSPKLASGKDWARIWRRLWSGLRSNFIAPPQRERNVWVLSPLMFPAKHHWPVVSRFNQALLRWSLARFARRHRFSDTVVWTYHPFMLEAVETLPHGPLIYHCVDDLAAIPGVDVEAFHRAQQQLLGLSEAVFTTAAALRDQCLAFNPNTHFFANVVDAQHFGRALERRGPLPHDLAAIAGPRLVYHGVLSDFKVDFPLIAAAARMRPDWQWIFIGEEREGQRSAWVSQLKELPNVHFLGYRLYEELPAYLAGMDVGLLPTLLNGYTRSMFPMKFFEYLAAGLPVVSTPLDFTKDRFDGLEVGETPEGFVSAIERQLARGRLTPEESREYVGDNTWDVRTVKMLDCVWRGLASRKPEQLASEH; from the coding sequence GTGGCTGAGTCTGAGCACTTCGGGCCGCCCGCCCGCGATTGCGTTCTCTTTTCCACCGCCGACTGGGACGAGCCGTACTGGACGAACAAGCAGCACACCGCGCGCATTCTCGCGCGTCGCGGCTGGAGGGTGTTGTACGTCGAAAGCGTTGGTTTGCGCTCGCCGAAGCTGGCAAGCGGCAAAGACTGGGCGCGCATCTGGCGCCGGCTCTGGAGTGGCCTGCGGTCCAACTTTATTGCGCCGCCACAACGCGAGCGCAACGTGTGGGTGCTTTCACCGTTGATGTTTCCCGCGAAGCACCATTGGCCAGTGGTGAGCCGCTTCAATCAGGCTTTGCTGAGGTGGAGCCTCGCGCGGTTTGCGCGCCGTCACCGTTTTTCAGATACGGTGGTGTGGACGTATCATCCCTTCATGCTGGAGGCGGTCGAGACACTGCCTCACGGACCGCTGATTTATCATTGCGTGGACGATCTGGCGGCGATTCCAGGAGTTGACGTCGAGGCGTTCCACCGAGCGCAGCAACAACTACTGGGCTTGAGCGAAGCGGTATTTACAACGGCCGCGGCACTGCGCGATCAATGCCTGGCGTTCAATCCGAACACTCACTTTTTTGCGAATGTCGTGGATGCGCAGCACTTTGGACGCGCGCTCGAGCGCCGCGGGCCATTGCCGCATGATCTTGCTGCGATCGCCGGGCCGCGACTGGTCTATCACGGCGTATTGTCCGACTTCAAGGTGGATTTTCCTCTGATCGCCGCGGCGGCGCGTATGCGGCCGGACTGGCAATGGATCTTCATCGGTGAAGAGCGGGAAGGCCAGCGCAGCGCCTGGGTGTCGCAGTTGAAGGAGTTGCCCAACGTGCATTTCCTTGGCTACAGGCTTTATGAAGAACTGCCCGCGTATCTGGCCGGAATGGACGTCGGATTGTTGCCGACGCTGCTGAACGGCTATACGCGGTCGATGTTCCCGATGAAATTCTTTGAGTACCTGGCCGCTGGTCTGCCGGTGGTTTCAACGCCTCTCGATTTCACCAAAGACCGCTTCGATGGACTCGAAGTGGGGGAAACGCCCGAGGGGTTCGTGTCCGCAATCGAGCGTCAGCTGGCGCGCGGCAGGCTGACACCCGAGGAGTCCCGCGAATACGTGGGCGATAATACCTGGGATGTCCGGACCGTTAAAATGCTGGATTGTGTGTGGCGAGGATTGGCGAGCAGGAAGCCAGAGCAGCTTGCCTCGGAACATTAA